ATTATATGTCTTGTAGTATCTCCTGATTTTTCGTTTTTTGCCTCACAATTGATATTACCTTTGTCTGCAAGTTCTGATAATTTGCCTTCTAAAAATCTTGCAAATCCTCGCTCGTCATCTAAGTATTCTATGGGTACTAGTTCAGAAATTGTAGGTCTTGGAAATTCCTGTCTTAAAGCTAGTAGGCCCTTAGCTAAAAATTTGCTTGTCATTCCTGGATTTTTATTAGCTCGAGGAATACCAGAAAATCTTTCTTCTTGCATGGCTCGCGTCTGAACAAATTTTAATGCTTTAATAATGTTTTCAAATTCCATATTAAGTAATATAAAGCCAGAAACTAATCTCAACAAGTGCTAAAATGGTTCATGAAGAAAAATGGCAGATTAACATATATTGCTCTCGGCCTTGCTATTGGTTTAGCCCTCGGCGCAGCTTTAAAAAATATCGGCGCAGGGATTACTATAGGAATTGCAATCGGTCTTGCCCTGGATTCTTCAAAGAAAAATAAATGAAATTTCAAGCAAAAATAGAAATCATTAGTGTAAATCTATATGTAATCCCGCCGCAAAAAGCTTTAGAAGAAATCTTTAAAGATTCAGGCAAATCAAAAGGCCCAATTCAAATCAAAGGCAAAATAAACAGCCATAAATTTATTCAAACCCTTGTTAGATATCAAAATGCCTGGAGACTGTACATAAATACTCCGATAATAAAGGCAACAGGAGTAAAAGTAGGGGACACTGCCGATTTCTCAATTGAGTTTGATAATGTGGCAAGAACTGTTCCCATAAATCCCAAATTAAAATTAGCTTTTGATAAAAATAAAAAAGCAAAAGAAGAATTTGAAAAATTAATTCCTTCAAGGCAAAAAGAAATTAATAGATATTTAAATAATATAAAAAGCGAAGAAGTGTTAGAAAAAAATGTAGACAAAGTTATCAGGTACTTAAATGGAGAAAAAGTTGATTATTTTGTGATATTAAGAAATTAGAGTATTATTACAAATTCAAATCGGGCAGACACTCAACTTTGTTTCCTGAATAATCAA
The Patescibacteria group bacterium genome window above contains:
- a CDS encoding YdeI/OmpD-associated family protein, translating into MKFQAKIEIISVNLYVIPPQKALEEIFKDSGKSKGPIQIKGKINSHKFIQTLVRYQNAWRLYINTPIIKATGVKVGDTADFSIEFDNVARTVPINPKLKLAFDKNKKAKEEFEKLIPSRQKEINRYLNNIKSEEVLEKNVDKVIRYLNGEKVDYFVILRN